TCAAggccaaaatatcattttcatggCGGATACCGACGCCAAAAGATCGGAATCCCGGTCTCAGTCCAGTCTATTACTACGTCGGCAACTGATGGGTACTAATTTTCTGTATATTTTAGCCGCAATTGGGTCTTCTGATCGATTGAAATTGAGTCTTGTTAGGTCACTCTTTTGTGCAGGTGTATGTGTGCGTTGCCTGTGCTTATGCACTGCGCATCAGAATGCTAATTTTCTGGGCTCGAATCAGGTTCAGTATGTCTTATTCTAGCAATTATCTCTGATGTGGCAGAAGTAATCATGGCATTTGATGCCTTGCCATTTCGCAGTGCTAGGCTACACGTGACGTGATAATAGGATACCCATTGAATGATGCATTTAATAACATTATACCAATCATGAACACGTTGACGACCTATCAGTcacctaggcctaggcctaattgATACAAGTCAATAGTGACAAGTTTGAGTCACTCAGTCAAGCCAATTTGGCGGTTCATTCTTAAATCTATATCTTCAATCATGAATCATCACTTAGCAGATTATCTAAGCGTTCGCCTACTTCAAGTTCAAGCGCATGAAGCAAAGGCCTAGCCTTCGGCTTGGCCTTCATTTGTCCATGGCCTGTTAATTTGATTCTCCTGAAAATAGCACCTAACTTTGTTCCCTCTTTTTCAGAACTAAACAGCAAGCGTGACAGGGAAGGAGAAAACAGTTCCCCCACTTTATTTTCCGCTGGATTGGTCGACGATTCTGATATCTACACATGGGAAGTGCTCATTATTGGTCCACCTGATACAATCTAGTGAGTCAGGTATCTAGTACATCGTATGTTAGTAGGCCTATAGAATCTGTCctttttcaaggtcaaggactGAGGATTGCCTGGGAGTAAGACATGTACCTGGCCTACATGATGTTTAAAGGACATGTAAATATGATTGTGTACAGCAAGAGTTCTTAAAGTCAACAATCAAAAACCATTAAAAAGACTTGGCCTTTCTGTTTGAAATACCTGGACGCTGAGGCGAAGAAGACTAAGAGGCCCCAATATTGCAACTGTTGTGTATTTGCAATTATCTTATGTCACAGTGTGACTTCAGACGatagttacatgtatcatgttttCATTCTGCTTCTATCTTGTTTCAGTGAAAATGGTGTCTTTAAAGCAATTCTGAAATTTCCACACGACTATCCACACCGACCTCCAGAGATGAAATTTACTACTAAGATGTGGCATCCAAACAGTAAGTATGAAGCGAAACTGGATAATTCTGTGTCGTCCTTGTGGCTCGTCCTTCCTGAGATTAATATTGAATGATTATCTCCTACAAACTCTGGCCCCCCCTTTTACTTTTAGAGTGTAGGGGCTCGCTACAATGGCCTCTGGGCCAGCGGAAATCTTACATTTGCCTTTATTGCAGTCTTTGTTGCAGTTCGAGTTCTCGATATTAAGTATGAAGTGTAATTCCTAAGCTAATTGTACTTTTGTTTTTCCAGTAAAAGAAAATGGTGATGTGTGTATCTCAATTCTTCATGAACCCGGAGACGATAAATATGGCTACGAAAAAGCAAATGAACGCTGGAATCCTTGTCAAACAGTTGAAACGATAATGTTGAGTGTTATCTCCATGTTGGCTGACCCTAATGATGAATCGCCTGCCAATGTGAATGCAGCAGTAAGTTTTACCAAGAGGGAAAGGGGCCTTGGCAAGTGATTTGGTCAAACTACACTGTGTGTTCATCCAGTCGAAGCTCTCTTACCTGACACCTCTCTAAGCAAGACATCATCTCTATTATGGAAACTGAGTTTGGTCCCAAATCTAAAAAAGGCAGGGTGCTGCACTCTGCTttgaaaggaaatgcattggccacTGATGATTAAAAGGCGGGGCAAAAGGTGAGAAAAGGCAGGGTGCTGCGCCCATCTAAAACTCTTCAGTTGAAACACTACTTCTTGCTATTTTAGGTACAGTTCAGGGAAGATTATCCAGGCTTTAAGAAACAAGTGttaaaaacagtgagaataagcCAAGAGGATATGGAATAAAACAGGTTTGTATAACAAATACTTTCTTGCTTACCAGTTGCCCTGGTAAAATGCTCTTTGAGATCTGATTTCTTTTACACGGTTGCATGAGGTTCAGTTAAAAAAAGGTTATGTAATCTACATCTGACCAAATAATTTGTTTTGGGCAAGACTCACAACGCAACATTTATTTTGCTTCTCCTGATTGCTTAACAATAATGTTCAGCATGAAATGATTGTCTCAATTTGGAATGCTTTCTTTCAGATTCTGCCATGCGATTCTTCCAGCCTTTAATTCTCCACCCATCAACAGACAACGCCACCTACAGGAATCCGTGTGTGCACAGGCATGATTCAAGTGGAAGGACAGACTGTCGTGATTCTAAAAACAACGTGTCAAAAACAATGATGGCAGATTCTTTTCCGTTTTCTCCATCATGGCAATGAATGAATGGTATTGGAGGATTAGTGACTGGGAGGAGCATGGTGCATCCACTACAAACTCTCAGAGATAATTCATAGTCATCAAATATTCAAAAGTTTAGGCAGGATTGGATGAAGGGAGTCCAGAATGGACCATCAGGAGCATGGCACAACAGGACATCAGTGACTTTCAGGAGCTTGGTACAAGTGGGCGTATTTGAAACCCTATTCCTGATTCCTGGAGAACACGAGACTACATGTAGTAGACAATAGTGTGGATTGTGAATGAGAAAGTGCTTGTCAGTGACACTTGTCATGTGCTCTGCTCGCATGTTCTTCATCTGCACCtccatacatgtaatgataaaaGCGCGGAGTGAAAATCTTGCTCTCAAACACTCTCCTGTGTTGGTTCTTGGACATTCGAAACCTCATTCATGTGCTGCATCACTCACACCCTACGCACAACCTTGTTCGTGTGGACACACACTTTTGTATTCGCAAATGGCAACTTCTAGAAAACTTCCGTTCTCTGGTGACCCAAGAATGGCATTTCGAATACGCCCAGCATGATGTTTTAGCGATGTGCACTTCAATATCATTTATAGCCAATAATCAATTAAATGGTGTTTTCTTGGGAGTTTCGATTTCAGTTAAAAGTTTCACACAAAAATGGTTATTGATGCTGAAACATTGAATCTAAGAAGTTAAAAAAGTGATGCAGAATGATTTTCTGTTCTTTAAAATTGTATAGATGTTTCTGTGTTCTGGGATCAGTCAGAACTTGCCTTAATAATAGGCAAAAACTTCATTGCTATGGTCATATTCTTGGATTCAGTGTGATGTATAAAGCTTGAAAATTTGTAAACAATAACCATACTCTGACACAGTCTTGATAATGGACTCTTCATCAAAATTATTAACATCTCTCTGTCAAGGTCAACATCGCTCTAATTTTAAGTCCAGATAATAGCTGATGGCCTCCACAGTAAACAATGAGTCAAACATCTCTTCCTCCTGGTCAGTGTTACGCCGACTCGAATTGCACTCAGATTGTGCTGGTTTCGGTGCACTCAGATTGTGCTGATTTCGGTGCACTAGATTGTTTTTTGTTGTCTTTGCCACATTTCTTCCAATGTTAGTTTTAAGTTTAGTTGAGAGCATAACGATGGAATCCTGTGGAGCTGCATTGGAAATCTTCATGTTTTCTTTAATTCAATAGTAATGTCTCTTTTATACTTCAAAATTCTTTCCAAGGACGTTTAAGCTGTTCTTACATGCGCTGAATTGACTGCCACAGGATTCCAATGTTGTATACATATGTGTTGACTGTGACCTGGTTAAGAATTTGTATACTTTTCATGCATTTCTGATGTAAATACGATGTAATCTAGTATTTCAAGCTTGTCGAATCAGTATACTTTCCTTTCATCTCCTCTTCACTTTCCCAGGAATTTCGTGACAATTTCCACTTATTCCAGTCGATTTCAGGTATCGTAAGGAAAACTGGGTGCAGTGTGTTTGAAATTGTTACCAAGTATCTTGGAACATTACTTGCCTCATCAATACCACTGTGCTCCTTCATGTTAAACGTGATAGACCTGTATTGTAAGCCCTCTACTTGTGTGCAGTCGGACACAAAATGTTGCGAGTAACTCTGAAAAGGCACATTTCTTTGCAAGGACTTTCCTGTTCTATACTCACTCTGACCAGGCGAGGCTTTTAGGGTTTTTGTTTTTTCCACTTTATTTTTACTGAAGGAGAAATCAACCTTCATGATCTGCTATGCTTAAGGCATCCTATGCTCCTCGAAGTGGTTCCATTAACCCCTTGCTGGGgttcattttctcaaaattccAAGGACAAAATTTTTGAGGATAATGCTTCAGAAAAACATCAAGAGTAATCCCTTGGATTTTGACAAAAATGGACCCCTGCAAGGAGGAATAACATTGAACCACTTCAATTGGTTCAAACGGTGCTTCAGGCAAAGCTGGTCATATTGATTGGAAACAAGGTTTCATGTCAAA
This is a stretch of genomic DNA from Lineus longissimus chromosome 2, tnLinLong1.2, whole genome shotgun sequence. It encodes these proteins:
- the LOC135500813 gene encoding ubiquitin-conjugating enzyme E2 G1-like — protein: MADTDAKRSESRSQSSLLLRRQLMELNSKRDREGENSSPTLFSAGLVDDSDIYTWEVLIIGPPDTIYENGVFKAILKFPHDYPHRPPEMKFTTKMWHPNIKENGDVCISILHEPGDDKYGYEKANERWNPCQTVETIMLSVISMLADPNDESPANVNAAVQFREDYPGFKKQVLKTVRISQEDME